From the genome of Sulfurirhabdus autotrophica, one region includes:
- the narJ gene encoding nitrate reductase molybdenum cofactor assembly chaperone, with the protein MKTFKILSLLLSYPQAEWVNELDLMEAVLEEEKGQNGSAKQQVADLFQSLRAETLLEAEQTYVGTFDRNPSHSLHLFEHIHGESRDRGSAMVNLIEEYRKHGLDMDAAELPDYVPLFLEYLSQLPDQDAIKMLSEAVDVLALIGRKLEGNNSPYHTVFKVLEGMSPVEAKPLPEVPIREMEETIIQFGPTADGTEPLMVPKPQTAYVRMPESRKAAAAAAGGAN; encoded by the coding sequence ATGAAAACATTTAAAATTCTTTCGCTGTTGTTGAGCTACCCGCAGGCTGAATGGGTGAATGAGCTGGATTTGATGGAGGCCGTTCTGGAGGAAGAAAAAGGACAGAACGGATCAGCAAAGCAACAAGTTGCTGATCTGTTTCAGTCACTGCGTGCGGAGACATTGCTTGAAGCTGAGCAAACTTACGTAGGTACGTTTGATCGCAACCCTTCTCACTCCCTTCACCTGTTCGAGCATATTCATGGTGAGTCACGTGATCGTGGTTCGGCGATGGTGAACCTGATTGAGGAATACCGTAAACACGGGCTGGATATGGATGCCGCCGAACTGCCGGATTATGTCCCGCTGTTTCTGGAATATCTTTCCCAGCTGCCGGATCAGGATGCTATCAAAATGCTAAGTGAGGCAGTGGATGTGCTGGCGCTGATTGGTCGCAAGCTCGAAGGCAACAATAGCCCGTACCACACTGTATTTAAAGTGCTGGAAGGGATGTCGCCTGTAGAAGCCAAACCATTGCCGGAAGTCCCGATTCGCGAAATGGAAGAAACCATCATCCAGTTTGGGCCAACAGCCGATGGCACCGAACCGCTGATGGTGCCGAAACCGCAAACGGCCTATGTACGTATGCCCGAGTCCCGCAAAGCAGCCGCTGCAGCTGCTGGCGGCGCAAACTGA
- the narH gene encoding nitrate reductase subunit beta → MKIRAQVAMVLNLDKCIGCHTCSVTCKNVWTSRDGVEYVWFNNVETKPGIGYPKQWENQDIWNGGWKRNSNGTIEPRQGAKWRILANIFGNPNLPEIDDYYEPFTYDYEHLQNAKLSETPPTARPVSVITGKKMDKIEWGPNWEDDLGGEFSSRGRDKCFDNVQKEMYSTFENTFMMYLPRLCEHCLNPTCVASCPSGSIYKREEDGIVLVDQDKCRGWRMCISGCPYKKIYYNWKSGKAEKCIFCYPRIEAGQPTVCSETCVGRIRYLGVLLYDADQIQTAASVPDEKDLYEAQLRLFLDPNDPKIIAQARADGVPEAWLDSARKSPVYKMAIDWKIAFPLHPEYRTLPMVWYVPPLSPIQSAAESGQMGMNGIIPDTKSLRIPVKYLANLLTAGKEAPIVTALDRMLAMRAYMRGKSVEGVANTSVLQQVGLTEEQVNDMYRYMAIANYEDRFVIPSGHREEVVDTFDEKGSCGFSFGNACSDGTSETSLFGTKKQGSMIFVDMPKSRKKKDLEGASS, encoded by the coding sequence ATGAAAATCCGTGCCCAAGTAGCAATGGTGCTCAATCTGGACAAATGTATCGGCTGCCATACTTGCTCTGTTACGTGTAAAAACGTGTGGACCTCGCGTGATGGTGTGGAATATGTCTGGTTCAACAACGTAGAAACCAAACCAGGTATTGGCTACCCGAAACAGTGGGAAAATCAGGATATCTGGAACGGCGGCTGGAAGCGCAACAGCAATGGCACCATTGAGCCCCGTCAGGGCGCTAAATGGCGCATTCTGGCCAACATTTTCGGCAACCCCAACTTGCCTGAGATAGACGATTATTACGAGCCTTTCACTTACGACTATGAGCATCTGCAAAATGCCAAATTGTCGGAAACACCACCTACAGCACGTCCTGTATCCGTGATTACCGGCAAGAAAATGGACAAGATTGAATGGGGTCCAAACTGGGAAGACGATCTGGGTGGCGAGTTCTCCTCCCGCGGTCGCGACAAGTGTTTCGACAATGTACAGAAGGAAATGTACTCGACCTTCGAGAACACCTTCATGATGTACTTGCCACGGTTGTGCGAGCACTGTCTGAACCCCACTTGCGTAGCCTCCTGTCCTTCCGGTTCCATCTACAAGCGTGAAGAAGACGGTATCGTGCTGGTAGATCAGGACAAATGTCGCGGCTGGCGCATGTGCATCAGCGGTTGCCCTTACAAGAAAATTTACTATAACTGGAAGTCTGGCAAGGCAGAAAAGTGCATCTTCTGCTATCCACGGATTGAAGCTGGTCAACCGACTGTTTGTTCCGAAACCTGCGTAGGCCGGATTCGTTATCTGGGTGTGTTGCTGTATGACGCTGACCAGATTCAGACGGCAGCCAGCGTTCCTGACGAAAAAGATTTGTACGAAGCGCAGTTGCGATTGTTCCTGGATCCGAATGATCCCAAGATCATCGCACAGGCGCGTGCCGATGGCGTGCCAGAAGCATGGCTGGACTCCGCACGCAAATCGCCGGTTTACAAAATGGCGATCGACTGGAAAATTGCCTTCCCACTGCATCCGGAATATCGGACATTGCCGATGGTCTGGTACGTTCCACCCCTCTCGCCAATTCAGTCCGCAGCAGAAAGCGGCCAGATGGGTATGAACGGCATTATTCCGGACACCAAGTCATTGCGTATCCCGGTTAAATACCTGGCTAATTTGCTGACTGCCGGTAAAGAAGCGCCGATCGTTACTGCGCTGGATCGTATGCTGGCCATGCGTGCCTACATGCGGGGCAAGTCGGTGGAAGGCGTAGCCAATACATCGGTACTCCAGCAGGTTGGTCTGACAGAAGAGCAGGTAAATGACATGTATCGTTATATGGCTATTGCCAACTACGAAGATCGCTTTGTGATTCCAAGCGGCCATCGTGAAGAAGTGGTAGACACCTTCGACGAGAAAGGCAGTTGTGGATTCTCGTTCGGTAATGCCTGTTCTGATGGCACGTCTGAAACCAGTCTGTTTGGCACCAAAAAACAGGGTTCAATGATTTTCGTTGACATGCCAAAGTCGCGGAAGAAAAAAGACTTGGAAGGAGCATCATCATGA